A region of the Gallaecimonas mangrovi genome:
CAAAGCATCAAGCACCAGAAAGATTTTTCTGAGTTTGGTCATCAGCGGCGCGATAAAGGTCGTTACCACTGCCGCCCCACATACCAGCAGAATATATTCCGGGTGCGCCACCCAGGTTAAGGGGTAATGGCCCAGTAAAATATCGCGAATAGAACCGCCGCCAATGGCAGTGACCGCAGCGATGATCACCACCCCAAACAGATCCATGCTACGTTTGCCTGCCGCCAGCGCACCGGTCATGGCTTCGGCAGTGATACCAAGGATATACAGCACGGTTAATAGCAAGGTCAGCTCCAATCACACCGAAAAACGCGATTATAAGTAGGGCTAACAACAGTTACACTTGACCTTTTTTGCCAGCAGATGATTATTTTTTCTAATGCGCCGTTCATCATCAGTCCCTTATAAACAAGGTACCGCTTTGCCATCTGTTTTTGCGACCCGGAGTAATCAATGAAAAAAGTCCTGCTACTTGCCGCCGCCCTACTGCTGACCGCCTGTAGTCAAGCCCCGGGTGCGGGCGATATGAAAGATATTTTAACCCGCCAATATCAGCGCCAGTTGGGGCCTGATGCGGTGCTGGTGAGAAACCTGAAAAAGGTCGATGGCAAGGCTGAGGGAAAAGACCGTTATTTAGTCGACGTAAAATACGATTTGGTGTTCTTGAAAGGCTTTGACCAACTTAGCCAGCAAGCGCAGGATAAAGCCAAAGATGGCCAGTGGCTGGGCGCGGTCGACCAAGGCTTAAACCTCTGGCAACTGCGCATGACCTATGGCGATGTAAAAAGCGGCGACGTCAAGCACGTTGCCAAGCGCTATAAACTCGTCAAAACCGATGCGGGTTGGGACTTAGCCGATAACTGGCCCGAAAACTGAGCGGGCTTATCGCATTTCGCTATGACCACAACTCGCATATTCAAAAACCGAATAACGATAGTGCTTTTGTTTATATAGAATCGGAGTCTTCTCAGGCGTTTAGATGAAGGAGCGGTATTATGGGCGCGCTGACCCGGCCAAGCATTGAAGAAATCTATCTCGACACCAATGCCACTACCCCAGTACTACCCCAAGCGGTGGTTGCAGTTGAACAAGTGATGCAGGCACTTTACGGGAACCCCAGCTCAACCCACATTACCGGCCTTAAAGCCCGCCACTTGATGGAAAGTACCCGTGACCTGGCCCGCCAGGTTTTGGGTGCCAGCAGTGGACATCTTATCTTCACGTCCGGCGCTACCGAAGGCATCCAAACAGCGGTGGTGTCAGCACTGTCTTCGGTCAAAAGCCAACCGGCGTTACTTAACAAGCCTAAAAAGTTACTGCTCTATGGCGCCACCGAACATAAAGCGGTACCTAACACCTTAAAACACTGGAACCAGCTGCTGGATATCAACGCCGAAATTGTGCCGATCCCGGTTAATCAGCAGGGGCTGTTGGATGTTGATTTCATTCGCCGCCACGCCAAAGATGCGTTGATGATTTGTACGATGGCGGTCAATAACGAAACCGGTGCCCGCCAAGACCTTAGCGCCATTGAGCAGGCTATTCGCAGCGAAAATAAAGCCTGTTTATGGATGGTGGACTGTGTACAGGCACTCGGTAAAACCGACCTCGCCTTAAGTAACACCAGTATCGACTATGCACCCTTTTCCGGGCACAAACTCTATGCCATGAAAGGCATTGGTTTGCTTTATGTCCGTGAAAACGCGCCCTTCTCCCCTTTTATTGCTGGTGGCGGCCAGGAGCAGGGCCTGCGCTCTGGTACCGAAAACCTGCCCGGCATTGCCTCGCTAAAACCGATTTTAGAGGCGCTATTAGACCCCGAACATAAAACCTTCCGCTCTTTAGCCACCTTAACCGCCTTTCGCCAACAGCTGGCCGCGGCGCTTCAAAAGGCCTTTAGCGGCCTGGTGTTTAACAACGATTTTTCCGTAAGCGTGCCTACTACCCTAAATTTTTCGGTGAAAGGTTTTGCTTCTAAAGAGCTACTTGACCTTTTCGACGCCGCCAATATTCGTGTTTCCAGTGGTTCAGCCTGTTCGTCGGGCGCCACCCGGTCTTTTGTGTTGGATGCCATGGGGCTGCCGGCCTGGCAGAGTGAGTCGGCTATTCGCTTATCCTTTGGCCCGGCAATGACGCAAGCGCAGTTAGATGCCGCTTGTGAGCGTATTCAACAGGCCAGTGACGCACTTCGCTATTCGTGTCGCCACCCTGGCCATTTACGCCCAGAGCAGGCGATAGACGGCTTACTGCAATTAAAAAGTGGCGCCGATTGCTGTTACCTTTTGATTAACCAGAGCCAGTGCGTGGTGATTGACCC
Encoded here:
- a CDS encoding aminotransferase class V-fold PLP-dependent enzyme; this translates as MGALTRPSIEEIYLDTNATTPVLPQAVVAVEQVMQALYGNPSSTHITGLKARHLMESTRDLARQVLGASSGHLIFTSGATEGIQTAVVSALSSVKSQPALLNKPKKLLLYGATEHKAVPNTLKHWNQLLDINAEIVPIPVNQQGLLDVDFIRRHAKDALMICTMAVNNETGARQDLSAIEQAIRSENKACLWMVDCVQALGKTDLALSNTSIDYAPFSGHKLYAMKGIGLLYVRENAPFSPFIAGGGQEQGLRSGTENLPGIASLKPILEALLDPEHKTFRSLATLTAFRQQLAAALQKAFSGLVFNNDFSVSVPTTLNFSVKGFASKELLDLFDAANIRVSSGSACSSGATRSFVLDAMGLPAWQSESAIRLSFGPAMTQAQLDAACERIQQASDALRYSCRHPGHLRPEQAIDGLLQLKSGADCCYLLINQSQCVVIDPVEALLPRIIETVQCAGLTVKAILDTHNHGDHISAADALSQALALPRIDVDALGWPLNATKGELGLPAIEIGNNVLSRLATPGHTDDAVALLLSSNGVIKAAFVGDTVLHGGLGRTDFASSDPVALYQSLKRLSDILPAKALLLPAHDYHNLLFTSFEAEQRNNPLLAKVLAPVSMMDALTFAKEKTALDAALESPSQGTEIRCGVTNLELKLSAEQELCLDDLANLERPLLIDVRESHEHHLQHFNNDDSAPLSRLAQYLLEHPEDTPLVCYCRSGSRSQLAAAALTRLGRKAYHIKGGVALSQ